The DNA sequence ATGATGGCTTTCACGTCCTTGTCCTCGACGGCTTTGCGGAACGCGGTGGAGACGGTTTCCGAGCCCATCGACTCGGATCCATTCATGGGGTCGAAGCTGCTGCGCCCCGAGACGATATCGCCGGAGCCATAGATGAGGGCGACGCGCTTGCCGTCGGCGTGGAGGTCGTCGGTGCGGCCGTCGTAGGCACCCAGCCACAGGAGTTTGGCGTTCTTGCCGGCGCGGCGCTTGGCCTTCTCATAGACCTCATCCCGATAGGCCAAGCCGTCGATGAGGTGGAGTTGGACGGCCTGTTCGCCGGCGTAGGGGCCGCGGCTGAGAGCTTCGCTGGCCGCTTCCGTTGTGAGCTTGCGACCCGCGGCGACGCCGCGCGCCATCAGCGAGAAAGTGGAGTCGAGCAGGCGCTGCTCAGCTTCCTTATGGGCGGGCGTGAACTGTTTTTCGAGGTAGGTGTTGATGGCGTTCTTGAACTCCTTGCGACCTTCGAAACGGGGGGCGATGCCCAGCTTGTCGAAGGCGCCACGGAGGAAGGGCACCTCGAAGCGCATACCGGCGACGCCGAAGTCGGAGTGCGGCTGGAGCCAGATCTCGTCGCAGGCGGAGGCGAGGTAGTAGGACGTGAGGCCGGAGTTCTCGCCGTCGAAGTCCTCGGCGAAGGCGATGGCGAACTTCTTCGATTGGCGGAAGGCGAGGATGGCGTCGCGGATCTCCTCGGCGTGGGCGGGCATCATGGGCGACGAGCCGACGCGGACGATCAGTCCCTTGACCTTGGGGTCGAGGGAGGCCTTTTCGAGGGCGAATACGATATCGATGAGGGTGGTTCCGCCGCGGCCCTGCAACTGCGAGAGGGCATCGGAGGGAGCCTGCTCCTGGAGGCTGGTTTCGAGGTTCAGCTCGACGATTGTGTTTTTGGCGACTTTTTCGGTGTTTCGTTCGACAAAGAGCGTGAGCAGAAGCAGAAGGAACGCCAAGGCCACAACAAATCCGCCAATAATTGCAAGGGTCCGGCCGATCATCCGTCTCATCACCTCAGTGTACGCTGGAAGGGGTGCATAGCTTTTTGATCGGTGAAGGGGACGCGGGGCAGCGGTTGGACCACTACCTCACCGCGCGTCTGCCGGAGTATAGCCGGGCGCGGCTGCAGTCGTGGGTGGAAGAGGGCCGGGTGCTCGTTGGCGGCACGGCGCGCAAGGCTTCATGGAAGCTGCGCGCCGGCGAGACCGTGGTGGTGGAACCGGCCGAGTTGAAGCCCCTGCGTGCGTTCGCGGAAGACATCCCGCTGGAAATCCTGTATGAAGACGAAAGCCTGCTGGCCATCAACAAGCCGGCCGGGCTGGTGGTGCATGCCGGGGCGGGGAACGAATCGGGCACGCTGGTGAACGCGCTGCTGCATCACTTCGAATCGCTGTCGACCGTGGGCGGGGATCTGCGGCCCGGCATCGTACACCGGTTGGACAAGGGCACCAGCGGCGTGATGCTGGTGGCCCGGACGGACGCCGCGCATCGCAATCTGGCGGCACAGTTCGCGGGGCGCAAGGTGAAAAAAGTTTACCTGGCGCTGGTGATGGGGCACGTCAAACGGGATGCGGGGCGAATCGACACGGCGATTACGCGCGACCCGGTGAACCGGACGAAGATGACGGCCCGGCTGGAAGAGGGGCGCGAGGCGCACACGGAGTATTACGTGCTGGAGCGGTTGCGGCACCATACGCTGTTGCGTGTGGTGATTGGTACAGGGCGGACGCACCAGATCCGGGTGCATCTGTCGCAGTTGGGGCATCCGGTGGCGGGGGATCCGCTGTACGGGGCTCCGGCGGCTCCCGAGGACCGGCCTTGGCTGCACGCGTGGCGGATCACTTTTACGTCTCCGGCGACTGGGGAGGAGCTGACCATTGAGGCTCCGATACCGGCGGAGCTTGAGGCGTGGAAACAACGGCTCCTATAATCAAGTTGGTATTGAAGGTGTACCTCGATCCTATGACGACGAGACGCTCATTCCTGTCGTTGGCTTCCTGCCTGCCGGCCCTGGGCCAGCAGTTGCCGGTTGATTCCAACCAGACGATCACCTATGACGTCACGCGCGTCAACATGCTCTTCACGGTCGCCGACAAGCGGGGCCGGTTTGTGAACAACCTGACGAAGGACGACTTCGAGGTGTTCGAAGACAAACGCAGGCAGAAGACCCTGGAGTTCGCGGCCGAAACGAACCTGCCGCTCCGGATTGGTCTGCTCATCGACACGAGCAATTCCATTCGCGACCGGTTCCGGTTTGAGATGGAGGCGTCTGGGCAGTTTCTGAAGAGCGTGGTCCGCAAGAATGTCGACAAGGCCGTGATCTACAGTTTCGACACGGAAACGCGGGTTGTGCAGGACTTCTCCGACGATACGGATCTGCTGGACAAGAAAGTGAAAGAGTTGCGGCCGGGCGGCGGCACGGCGTTCTACGACTCCATTTTCCTGTGCTGCCGCGATCGTCTGGACAAAGAGCAGCCCCGGCAGAAGTTCCGGCGCGCGCTGATTCTGGTGGGCGACGGCGAGGACAACAATTCGCACTACACGCGCGACCAGGCGTTGGAACAGGCCCTGAAGACCGAAGCCGTGGTGTTTTCCATTTCCACCAACACGACGCGTAGCGAGACCGATGGTGATAAGGTTCTGAGGTACTTCGCGCGCGAGACCGGTGGTCTGCCGTTCTTTCCGTTCAAGGCGGAGGATCTGGCGCAGGACTTCGAGAACATCGCGAATGAGTTGCGCTCGCAGTACAGCATTCTGTTCCGGCCGGAGCCGCTGAAGCAGGACGGGCTGTATCACTCGGTGCAGGTGAAGGTGAAGTCGCGGAAGGACCTGGTGGTGCGGGCGAGACGCGGGTATTACGCGGATAAGCAGTAGGGCGACGGGCGGCGGTAAGCCGTCAGCACTCAGCGATCAGCCCCCGGCCCCGTATAGCTGATGGCCGAAAGCTGACCGCTGACGGCTGGGCCGCAAACACGTCACCGTAATTCCGAATGTGAGGGCTAAGCAAGAGAGCAGTAGGGGAGACGGGCGCCGGCTTAGTAGGTAGATGGGCTCGGAAGCTCGCACACATAT is a window from the uncultured Paludibaculum sp. genome containing:
- the sppA gene encoding signal peptide peptidase SppA, translated to MIGRTLAIIGGFVVALAFLLLLLTLFVERNTEKVAKNTIVELNLETSLQEQAPSDALSQLQGRGGTTLIDIVFALEKASLDPKVKGLIVRVGSSPMMPAHAEEIRDAILAFRQSKKFAIAFAEDFDGENSGLTSYYLASACDEIWLQPHSDFGVAGMRFEVPFLRGAFDKLGIAPRFEGRKEFKNAINTYLEKQFTPAHKEAEQRLLDSTFSLMARGVAAGRKLTTEAASEALSRGPYAGEQAVQLHLIDGLAYRDEVYEKAKRRAGKNAKLLWLGAYDGRTDDLHADGKRVALIYGSGDIVSGRSSFDPMNGSESMGSETVSTAFRKAVEDKDVKAIIFRVDSPGGSVVASETIWREVLRARQAKKPVIVSMSSLAASGGYYVAMGADRIIAQPATITGSIGVFTGKMYTRALWDKLGVSFDAVQTGSNAGMYDGYNDFTPDQWAVVRGSLDRIYSNFTRKVAEGRKLPLARVEEIARGRVWSGEDALARGLVDELGGFPAAMRAAKRLAHIPEKEDIELRVYPPAKGRVEALLSLLGLEGEPTSDPQDEAVRSLLREARPAVRVLRQLGVTQRRPGWLHMPPVGVE
- a CDS encoding RluA family pseudouridine synthase; this encodes MHSFLIGEGDAGQRLDHYLTARLPEYSRARLQSWVEEGRVLVGGTARKASWKLRAGETVVVEPAELKPLRAFAEDIPLEILYEDESLLAINKPAGLVVHAGAGNESGTLVNALLHHFESLSTVGGDLRPGIVHRLDKGTSGVMLVARTDAAHRNLAAQFAGRKVKKVYLALVMGHVKRDAGRIDTAITRDPVNRTKMTARLEEGREAHTEYYVLERLRHHTLLRVVIGTGRTHQIRVHLSQLGHPVAGDPLYGAPAAPEDRPWLHAWRITFTSPATGEELTIEAPIPAELEAWKQRLL
- a CDS encoding VWA domain-containing protein is translated as MTTRRSFLSLASCLPALGQQLPVDSNQTITYDVTRVNMLFTVADKRGRFVNNLTKDDFEVFEDKRRQKTLEFAAETNLPLRIGLLIDTSNSIRDRFRFEMEASGQFLKSVVRKNVDKAVIYSFDTETRVVQDFSDDTDLLDKKVKELRPGGGTAFYDSIFLCCRDRLDKEQPRQKFRRALILVGDGEDNNSHYTRDQALEQALKTEAVVFSISTNTTRSETDGDKVLRYFARETGGLPFFPFKAEDLAQDFENIANELRSQYSILFRPEPLKQDGLYHSVQVKVKSRKDLVVRARRGYYADKQ